Proteins co-encoded in one Pogona vitticeps strain Pit_001003342236 chromosome 9, PviZW2.1, whole genome shotgun sequence genomic window:
- the LOC110087311 gene encoding uncharacterized protein LOC110087311: MAKVLIGAAIGFGGAAIAVPLMVGAIGFTAAGIASGSIAANMMSAAAIANGGGVAAGSMVAVLQSIDTLFGAVVGLGAAVVGIPLAAGALGFTAGGIAAGSIAAKMMSAAAIANGGGVAAGGVVATLQSIGAAGVSTAIAAPATAVGAVIGSLSS, translated from the exons ATGG CCAAAGTCCTGATCGGTGCCGCCATTGGCTTCG GAGGAGCAGCCATTGCGGTCCCACTGATGGTGGGAGCCATCGGCTTCACTGCCGCAGGGATTGCGTCAGGATCCATCGCGGCCAACATGATGTCGGCTGCCGCCATTGCCAACGGTGGAGGCGTCGCTGCTGGGAGCATGGTCGCCGTCTTGCAATCCATCG aTACCCTTTTTGGAGCTGTCGTGGGCTTGG GGGCGGCAGTGGTCGGTATCCCTCTGGCGGCCGGCGCCCTGGGTTTCACCGCCGGCGGGATTGCTGCTGGTTCCATAGCAGCCAAGATGATGTCGGCGGCTGCCATTGCCAACGGTGGAGGTGTAGCTGCCGGTGGCGTGGTTGCCACCCTGCAATCCATTG gtGCGGCAGGAGTGTCAACGGCTATAGCTGCCCCAGCTACAGCTGTAGGGGCAGTGATCGGTTCCTTGAGCAGCTAG